Proteins encoded together in one Gemmatimonadota bacterium window:
- a CDS encoding 30S ribosomal protein S12, giving the protein MPTINQLIRHGRKKSQRKTKSPALRGSPQKRGNCLQVKTQTPKKPNSALRKIARVRLMNGIEATCYIPGESHNLQEHNIVLVRGGRVKDLPGVRYHIIRGALDASGVPDRRNGRSKYGTKKPK; this is encoded by the coding sequence ATGCCAACGATAAACCAGCTCATACGCCACGGCCGGAAGAAGTCGCAGCGTAAGACGAAATCACCCGCTTTGCGCGGCAGTCCCCAGAAACGGGGCAACTGCCTGCAGGTGAAGACGCAGACGCCCAAGAAGCCGAATTCGGCGCTGCGGAAAATAGCCCGCGTCCGTCTGATGAACGGCATCGAGGCCACCTGTTACATCCCGGGCGAGAGCCACAACCTGCAGGAGCACAATATCGTCCTGGTCCGGGGTGGCCGGGTGAAGGACCTGCCCGGCGTGCGGTACCACATCATCCGCGGCGCGCTGGACGCCAGCGGAGTGCCCGACCGGCGCAACGGGCGTTCGAAATACGGGACCAAGAAGCCCAAGTAG
- the rpsG gene encoding 30S ribosomal protein S7 has protein sequence MARRKEVVRREPEPDWKYNSVLVSKFINGLMRKGKKSIAERVFYQALDLIEERTSQEPLPVFEKAIKIVGPVVHVKSRRVGGSTYQVPVEVREDQQRAMAIRWIIDAARARSEKNMFECLAGEFTAAAKGEGAAVRRKEETYRMAEANRAFAHYRW, from the coding sequence ATGGCGAGAAGGAAAGAAGTCGTAAGACGGGAACCGGAGCCGGACTGGAAGTACAACAGCGTACTGGTATCCAAGTTCATCAACGGATTGATGCGCAAGGGGAAGAAGAGCATCGCGGAACGCGTGTTCTACCAGGCCCTCGATCTGATCGAAGAACGCACAAGCCAGGAACCGCTGCCGGTCTTCGAGAAGGCGATCAAGATCGTCGGACCCGTCGTGCATGTCAAGTCCCGCCGGGTGGGCGGTTCGACCTACCAGGTTCCCGTGGAAGTGCGGGAAGACCAGCAGCGGGCCATGGCGATTCGCTGGATCATAGATGCCGCGCGGGCCCGTTCAGAGAAGAACATGTTCGAGTGCCTGGCGGGAGAGTTTACCGCCGCCGCCAAGGGGGAGGGCGCCGCCGTCCGCCGCAAGGAAGAGACGTACCGGATGGCGGAAGCGAACCGGGCCTTCGCCCATTACAGGTGGTAG